The Acetomicrobium flavidum genome window below encodes:
- the trpC gene encoding indole-3-glycerol phosphate synthase TrpC gives MILDQIVSKKYEELMNIKAPKRSLYDALSCDDISIIAEIKRASPSAGAIAEDVDAANRARQYEAGGARAISVVTERHFFKGDLKMLQLAKESSNLPILRKDFMFDELQIYESLFAGADAVLFIVSILKGNKLCDLVKLAQDLGMETLVEVHDEDELTEALKSDAKAIGFNNRDLKTMTVDMGRCESLIKAFHLLEPGSERKLVAESGVRTKEDVKRLQELGFDGILIGETLMRSSNPTSLLKELLGDTR, from the coding sequence ATGATACTGGATCAAATAGTAAGCAAAAAATACGAGGAGCTAATGAACATCAAGGCCCCAAAAAGGTCCCTCTACGACGCTTTGTCTTGTGACGACATCTCGATAATCGCAGAGATAAAAAGGGCTTCCCCAAGTGCCGGTGCAATAGCCGAAGACGTAGATGCGGCAAATAGGGCAAGGCAGTACGAAGCAGGCGGAGCCAGGGCCATATCGGTTGTGACGGAGAGGCATTTCTTTAAAGGGGACCTGAAGATGCTTCAATTGGCAAAGGAAAGCTCCAACCTTCCGATACTGCGAAAGGACTTCATGTTTGATGAGCTTCAGATATACGAAAGCCTCTTTGCCGGAGCCGACGCCGTGCTTTTTATAGTTTCCATCTTGAAGGGCAATAAGTTATGCGACTTAGTTAAGCTTGCTCAAGACCTGGGCATGGAAACCTTAGTAGAAGTGCATGACGAAGATGAGCTTACAGAGGCACTGAAAAGCGATGCAAAGGCCATAGGTTTCAACAACAGAGATTTAAAGACCATGACCGTCGATATGGGAAGGTGTGAATCCCTGATAAAGGCCTTTCACTTGCTAGAACCGGGAAGCGAAAGGAAGCTGGTCGCCGAAAGCGGGGTAAGGACCAAAGAGGACGTAAAAAGGCTGCAGGAGTTGGGCTTCGATGGAATTCTCATCGGCGAGACGCTCATGCGTTCATCTAATCCGACAAGTCTGCTAAAGGAATTATTAGGTGATACTAGATGA
- a CDS encoding putative hydro-lyase, with the protein MRAVDYAQRTPQEVRLAIRNKEWKGPTAGMAKGHVQANLVILPKDWAYDFLVFAQRNPKPCPVLDITEPGDPEPRLVARGADLRTDLPKYRVWKDGELIDEPTDIVSYWRDDLVAFLLGCSFTFESALLDAGIPVRHIECGCNVPMYITNIQCIPAGRLSGPMVVSMRPIPACQVPKAVLTTGRFPAVHGSPVHIGDPSIIGIKDVNKPDFGDSVPINDGEVPVFWACGVTPQAALMASKPPFAITHAPGHMFVCDPKDSDYAIF; encoded by the coding sequence ATGAGGGCCGTAGATTACGCTCAAAGGACCCCTCAGGAGGTAAGGCTGGCAATAAGGAATAAGGAGTGGAAAGGCCCTACCGCAGGTATGGCCAAGGGCCACGTGCAGGCAAATTTGGTCATATTGCCCAAAGATTGGGCTTACGATTTTCTGGTGTTTGCGCAGCGCAATCCGAAGCCTTGTCCAGTGCTTGATATAACGGAACCGGGGGACCCCGAGCCTAGGCTTGTGGCCAGGGGGGCTGACCTTCGCACCGACCTGCCCAAGTACAGAGTTTGGAAAGACGGCGAGCTTATAGATGAGCCTACGGATATAGTCTCTTACTGGCGCGATGACCTTGTGGCCTTTTTGCTGGGGTGTTCCTTTACCTTTGAATCCGCATTGCTCGATGCCGGGATACCCGTTCGTCATATCGAATGCGGTTGCAACGTCCCCATGTACATAACTAACATTCAATGCATTCCGGCTGGAAGGCTTTCCGGCCCCATGGTGGTGAGCATGAGGCCAATCCCTGCTTGTCAGGTGCCCAAGGCCGTATTGACGACGGGACGATTTCCAGCAGTGCACGGCTCTCCCGTGCACATCGGAGATCCGTCGATCATAGGCATCAAGGACGTCAATAAACCGGATTTCGGCGATTCCGTTCCAATTAATGATGGCGAAGTCCCGGTGTTTTGGGCCTGTGGGGTGACGCCGCAGGCAGCCTTGATGGCAAGCAAGCCACCCTTCGCGATAACCCATGCGCCGGGCCATATGTTCGTATGCGACCCCAAGGACTCAGACTACGCCATATTTTGA
- the trpD gene encoding anthranilate phosphoribosyltransferase has product MLRGYIEKLAARQDLSYEEMHEAMMEILEGTATEIEAAGFLVALKSKKETVEEITAAANVMRQKAIKVKAPSTAIDTCGTGGDGVGTFNISTIASLVVAGAGIPVAKHGNRSISSKSGSADLMEALGVRILSSPEEANASLSHVNFGFLFAPHFHKAMKNVARTRKELGVRTLFNLLGPLSNPAFVNYQIMGVYDDSLIRPLAEVLMNLGLKSAMVLHGHGGLDELSLSGPNHVVFFKEGEMQEFYISPEDVGLRQAPISSLLAGSPQENAKIALEIVNGKEKGPKRDVVALNAGAAFLVVGAAKDLAEGVKLALRVIEEGLAADALYRIVKFTNGIGEAA; this is encoded by the coding sequence ATGCTTAGGGGCTATATAGAAAAACTTGCGGCAAGACAAGATTTATCTTACGAGGAAATGCACGAGGCCATGATGGAGATCTTAGAGGGGACCGCCACGGAGATAGAGGCGGCAGGCTTTTTGGTGGCGCTCAAAAGCAAGAAAGAGACCGTCGAGGAAATCACTGCCGCAGCAAACGTCATGCGACAAAAGGCAATCAAGGTCAAGGCACCTTCGACGGCCATAGATACTTGCGGTACGGGCGGAGACGGGGTGGGGACGTTTAATATATCCACTATAGCCTCCCTGGTTGTCGCAGGCGCAGGAATACCGGTGGCAAAACACGGCAATCGCTCCATATCGAGCAAAAGCGGCAGCGCCGATCTAATGGAGGCCTTGGGAGTAAGGATCTTGTCGTCTCCCGAGGAGGCAAATGCATCTCTATCACATGTCAATTTCGGTTTTCTCTTTGCGCCGCACTTTCATAAGGCCATGAAAAACGTGGCAAGGACCAGAAAGGAGCTGGGCGTAAGGACGCTTTTTAACCTGCTTGGGCCTTTAAGCAACCCCGCCTTCGTCAATTACCAAATAATGGGCGTATATGACGACTCCCTGATAAGGCCTCTTGCAGAGGTGCTGATGAACCTCGGCCTGAAGAGCGCCATGGTACTGCATGGTCACGGAGGATTGGACGAGCTTTCCTTGAGTGGGCCTAATCACGTCGTATTCTTCAAGGAAGGAGAAATGCAGGAGTTCTACATATCGCCCGAAGACGTCGGCTTAAGGCAAGCCCCAATATCCAGCCTGCTTGCAGGCTCGCCGCAGGAAAACGCGAAGATCGCCCTGGAGATAGTAAACGGAAAAGAAAAAGGGCCAAAAAGGGACGTAGTGGCCTTAAATGCAGGAGCTGCATTCCTGGTCGTTGGAGCGGCGAAAGACTTGGCCGAAGGGGTCAAACTTGCCCTTCGCGTCATCGAAGAAGGCCTTGCCGCTGACGCCCTTTATAGAATTGTTAAGTTCACAAATGGTATAGGTGAAGCGGCATGA
- a CDS encoding macro domain-containing protein, producing the protein MITEAKLKGVTIKLYKGDITTYDGDAIVNAANNHLWMGSGVAGAIKKKGGDEIEKEAMSIGPVKVGEAVVTGAGKLDVDYVIHAVVMGQDLKTSEKMIREATQSALMRCDELKIERIAFPALGTGAGSIPYDACALAMLEEIFYYIEEEDTSLKEIVIYLYDDDALRSFGRVLEQIVAKKA; encoded by the coding sequence ATGATAACGGAGGCTAAGCTTAAGGGAGTTACAATAAAGCTTTATAAGGGTGATATAACCACCTATGATGGCGATGCGATCGTCAACGCTGCCAATAACCATCTCTGGATGGGTTCCGGCGTGGCTGGGGCCATAAAAAAGAAAGGAGGTGACGAGATAGAAAAGGAAGCGATGTCGATTGGCCCTGTCAAAGTGGGAGAAGCCGTAGTGACGGGTGCCGGAAAGCTGGATGTCGATTACGTCATCCATGCGGTCGTGATGGGTCAGGATCTCAAGACCAGCGAGAAGATGATTAGGGAAGCGACCCAAAGTGCTTTGATGCGATGCGATGAGTTAAAGATAGAGCGCATTGCCTTTCCTGCCCTCGGCACAGGTGCCGGATCGATTCCCTATGATGCATGTGCATTAGCGATGTTGGAGGAGATATTCTACTACATCGAGGAGGAAGACACGTCCTTGAAAGAAATAGTCATTTACTTATACGACGACGATGCCCTTCGATCGTTTGGACGTGTTCTTGAGCAAATTGTTGCCAAGAAGGCGTGA
- a CDS encoding 5-oxoprolinase subunit C family protein, translated as MIFEVLSAGLLTTVQDLGRWGYQGKGMPVAGAMDPQALKIGNILVGNDPGEAAFEITLMGPTLAVLEGEGLIAVTGAEINFTINDVEAPLWQSVKVQAGDTIALSAPKGHGCRAYLCVSGSLDVPIVMGSKSTYLRAGVGGFNGRALKAGDRISTGPLKPLTWLSVGLACPERLRPKRELELPLRVVLGPQDDAFTEKGLKTFLESEYTITNEADRMGYRLEGPVIEHKAGADIISDAIPLGAVQVPGHGKPICMLADRQTTGGYTKIAVLSTPDIAVLAQRIPGQTVRFKAISLEESIAATKAEREQIEELLRLRASYRSRRVVPVGSPKPRVSERWALRVDGRTYDVIVEELD; from the coding sequence GTGATCTTTGAAGTTTTATCCGCAGGGCTCCTTACGACCGTTCAGGACCTGGGCCGCTGGGGTTACCAGGGCAAGGGCATGCCCGTGGCGGGAGCTATGGATCCTCAGGCTTTAAAGATAGGCAATATATTGGTGGGAAATGATCCCGGTGAAGCGGCCTTTGAGATAACTTTAATGGGCCCGACCCTAGCAGTGCTCGAGGGCGAAGGGCTCATTGCCGTGACTGGAGCAGAAATAAATTTTACCATAAATGATGTTGAAGCGCCGCTGTGGCAATCTGTTAAGGTGCAAGCCGGAGATACCATTGCGCTGTCTGCTCCAAAGGGGCATGGGTGTAGGGCCTATTTGTGCGTTTCAGGAAGTCTGGACGTGCCGATAGTGATGGGAAGTAAGTCGACGTATTTGAGAGCGGGGGTAGGAGGGTTTAACGGTAGGGCACTCAAGGCTGGAGATCGCATCTCTACAGGACCGCTTAAACCGTTGACATGGCTTTCAGTAGGCCTTGCCTGCCCTGAGCGCTTAAGGCCCAAGAGGGAATTAGAACTGCCTTTGCGGGTGGTGTTAGGCCCCCAGGACGACGCCTTTACCGAGAAGGGATTAAAGACGTTTCTTGAATCTGAATATACGATAACTAATGAGGCTGACAGGATGGGCTACAGGCTTGAGGGGCCGGTGATAGAACACAAAGCAGGAGCAGATATCATTTCCGATGCCATACCCTTGGGCGCCGTTCAGGTACCCGGCCATGGCAAGCCCATATGCATGTTGGCCGACAGGCAAACTACTGGAGGCTATACCAAGATAGCGGTCCTTAGCACGCCCGATATAGCCGTCCTTGCCCAGCGCATTCCAGGGCAGACCGTACGATTTAAGGCCATATCCCTGGAGGAGTCCATCGCTGCGACAAAGGCAGAAAGAGAGCAAATTGAAGAGTTGCTAAGGTTACGTGCCTCTTACAGGTCCCGCCGGGTTGTTCCCGTAGGGTCGCCAAAGCCCAGGGTTAGCGAACGCTGGGCATTAAGGGTGGACGGGAGAACCTACGATGTGATCGTGGAGGAACTCGACTAA
- a CDS encoding phosphoribosylanthranilate isomerase gives MRLRVKICGLTRERDVTAAVMAGADAVGFVLAPSPRRVDVDRAKKLASSVPPLVVVVAVVSDPSFELMDEIISSKAFDLIQFHGKEEPGFISNCPLRSIKAIAIEGEEDLKLISRYEEVANFIMLDAKRGKLRGGTGTTFNWQLIRNFNFKKPFILAGGIGPENVEQAVKLLSPSAIDVNSSLEVSPGVKDESKIVDLMKKVRKLNEF, from the coding sequence ATGAGGTTAAGGGTGAAAATATGCGGACTGACCAGAGAAAGGGATGTAACAGCGGCAGTAATGGCAGGAGCTGATGCCGTGGGCTTCGTTTTGGCTCCCAGCCCCAGGAGGGTTGACGTTGACAGGGCAAAAAAGCTTGCAAGTTCCGTTCCTCCCTTGGTTGTCGTCGTGGCAGTGGTAAGTGACCCTTCCTTCGAACTAATGGATGAAATAATAAGTAGCAAAGCGTTTGACTTGATCCAATTTCATGGCAAAGAAGAACCAGGCTTCATATCGAACTGTCCTTTAAGGTCCATAAAGGCAATTGCCATAGAGGGAGAGGAAGACCTGAAGCTCATTAGTCGCTACGAAGAAGTTGCAAATTTCATAATGCTTGACGCTAAACGGGGAAAGCTAAGAGGGGGCACAGGTACTACCTTCAACTGGCAGTTGATAAGGAATTTTAACTTCAAAAAGCCCTTCATCTTGGCCGGCGGGATCGGCCCGGAAAACGTCGAGCAGGCGGTAAAGCTTTTAAGTCCAAGCGCAATAGATGTAAACAGCTCGCTTGAGGTATCGCCAGGAGTAAAAGATGAATCAAAGATAGTGGACTTAATGAAAAAAGTTAGAAAACTCAACGAATTTTAA
- a CDS encoding LamB/YcsF family protein has protein sequence MYFIDLNSDLGESFGAWKMGNDEAVLDFVSSANVACGFHAGDPMVMLATVRAAKEKGVAVGAHPGYPDLMGFGRRNMDVTPDEAYAYTLYQIGAMQAACNAVGVKLQHVKAHGALYNQAAKNHALAVAIAQAVKDAGQGLILLGLANSEFDKAAAEVGVPYAAEAFADRAYQADGTLVPRKVQGSMIHDVSLAVARVVRMVKEGKVETIDGKIIDLKPHSICLHGDSPKAVQMATEIRKGLQAAGIKIVPISEVIKQ, from the coding sequence ATGTATTTCATAGATTTGAACAGCGATTTAGGTGAAAGCTTTGGCGCATGGAAGATGGGAAATGATGAAGCTGTATTGGACTTTGTGAGCTCTGCCAACGTAGCCTGTGGATTTCATGCCGGCGATCCGATGGTCATGCTTGCCACTGTAAGGGCGGCCAAGGAAAAGGGAGTGGCCGTAGGAGCCCATCCCGGTTATCCCGACTTAATGGGTTTTGGCAGAAGGAACATGGATGTGACGCCTGACGAAGCTTATGCCTACACGCTATATCAGATAGGGGCAATGCAGGCGGCATGCAATGCAGTGGGAGTTAAGCTCCAGCACGTCAAAGCTCACGGGGCCCTTTATAACCAGGCTGCCAAAAATCACGCCTTGGCTGTAGCAATTGCACAGGCCGTAAAGGATGCCGGCCAAGGTTTGATCCTGCTGGGGTTGGCAAATTCTGAGTTCGACAAAGCTGCGGCTGAAGTTGGTGTGCCTTACGCTGCGGAGGCCTTTGCCGACAGGGCTTACCAGGCGGATGGTACGTTAGTCCCGCGTAAGGTCCAAGGTTCCATGATACATGACGTCAGCTTGGCAGTGGCCAGGGTGGTTCGCATGGTTAAGGAAGGCAAAGTCGAGACCATTGATGGTAAGATCATAGATCTCAAGCCGCATTCCATCTGTCTGCACGGCGATTCTCCCAAAGCTGTTCAGATGGCCACCGAAATCAGAAAGGGCTTGCAAGCAGCAGGTATAAAGATAGTGCCCATATCAGAGGTGATAAAACAATGA
- a CDS encoding NRAMP family divalent metal transporter, which yields MSKQESRNSMTSKEQKSRKETLSVLLGAAFLMATSSIGPGFLTQTAVFTEKLKASFAFAILLSIIVSLIVQLNVWRILAVSKMRAQDVANKVFPGLGYFIAFLVAIGGLVFNIGNVGGAAMGLKVIAGIPITWGAIISALIAIILFLYKEMGRAMDQFTKILGFIMIALVLYTAIVTKPPVGVAVKEAFIPSQIDWMVIITLIGGTVGGYITFSGAHRLLDAGICGPEQVKDVTRGAMNGVIITGVMRILLFLAILGVVWAGHSLDPSNPPASAFRLGAGEIGYRIFGVILWAAAITSVVGASFTSISFLQTLFKHIQRNNRWWIIGFIIISTAILITIGQPVTLLIFAGSVNGLILPLALLSILLAAHKKEVVGDYKHPIWLTITGYFMVAITLWMGIISLGKIFTMFK from the coding sequence GTGTCTAAGCAGGAATCTAGGAATAGCATGACCAGTAAGGAGCAGAAGAGCAGAAAAGAAACGTTAAGCGTCTTGCTAGGAGCAGCGTTTTTGATGGCTACATCTTCGATAGGGCCTGGCTTTTTGACGCAGACAGCCGTTTTTACCGAAAAGCTGAAGGCCTCATTTGCCTTCGCGATTTTGCTTTCGATTATCGTGAGCTTGATCGTTCAATTGAACGTTTGGCGGATATTGGCCGTTTCAAAGATGCGTGCTCAAGATGTGGCCAATAAAGTCTTCCCTGGCCTAGGATATTTCATCGCCTTTTTAGTCGCCATCGGAGGATTGGTGTTTAACATCGGCAACGTTGGCGGGGCGGCTATGGGCTTAAAGGTGATAGCCGGCATACCAATAACGTGGGGCGCTATCATTAGCGCGCTCATAGCCATTATTTTGTTCCTATATAAGGAAATGGGTCGGGCGATGGATCAGTTCACTAAAATACTTGGCTTTATCATGATAGCCCTGGTCTTATACACGGCCATTGTCACCAAGCCCCCTGTCGGCGTAGCCGTAAAGGAAGCCTTCATACCGTCTCAGATAGATTGGATGGTTATCATAACTTTGATAGGGGGTACGGTCGGAGGTTACATCACCTTTTCCGGAGCCCATAGGCTTTTGGACGCCGGAATTTGTGGTCCAGAACAGGTCAAAGACGTCACACGCGGAGCAATGAACGGTGTCATCATAACGGGAGTTATGCGTATACTTCTTTTCCTGGCCATCCTGGGCGTTGTGTGGGCAGGCCATTCCCTAGACCCTTCAAACCCTCCTGCTTCTGCCTTTAGGCTTGGTGCTGGAGAGATCGGATATAGGATATTTGGCGTTATATTGTGGGCTGCCGCTATAACATCGGTTGTTGGTGCTTCATTTACGTCCATATCCTTCTTGCAAACCCTGTTTAAGCATATTCAAAGAAATAACCGATGGTGGATCATCGGGTTCATCATAATTTCTACGGCAATCCTGATCACGATCGGCCAGCCTGTTACTTTGCTCATCTTCGCCGGCTCGGTAAATGGGCTTATACTTCCCTTGGCCCTTCTGTCCATCCTGCTGGCGGCACATAAAAAAGAGGTCGTAGGAGATTACAAGCATCCCATCTGGCTCACTATTACCGGATATTTCATGGTGGCAATTACTCTATGGATGGGCATTATATCGCTCGGGAAGATATTTACTATGTTTAAGTAA
- the trpA gene encoding tryptophan synthase subunit alpha produces MRTIAEAFDSGKLLIPYICAGDPNLHTTAQIIKELDKLGAGIIEVGMPFSDPLADGPVIQAASQRALASGTTMPKIFKMLSEIKGLSAPIVLMGYINPIMKYGESSFVRDALACNVSGVLIPDLPFDEGKEFYDMCASEGLCPIYMVTPNTDDERLGQIGRVAKGFLYCVSLLGITGDARGPIDEIKSYMESVRTHTSVPLALGFGIDSPEKVKAVKPYVDGIVVGSAIVKIIAEKSALGERAIKDEVSTFVSSFLRALREQ; encoded by the coding sequence ATGAGGACGATAGCCGAAGCTTTTGATAGTGGTAAACTTCTCATCCCTTACATCTGTGCCGGCGACCCAAACCTTCACACGACGGCACAGATCATAAAGGAGCTTGATAAACTCGGAGCAGGGATAATAGAGGTAGGCATGCCCTTTTCTGACCCCTTGGCAGACGGTCCCGTCATTCAGGCGGCATCCCAACGGGCCCTAGCCAGCGGAACGACCATGCCGAAGATATTCAAGATGCTGAGCGAAATAAAGGGCCTCAGCGCACCTATCGTGTTAATGGGATATATTAACCCAATAATGAAATACGGTGAAAGCTCATTTGTAAGAGACGCACTGGCCTGCAATGTTTCTGGCGTCCTCATACCGGATCTCCCCTTCGACGAAGGCAAGGAATTTTACGATATGTGTGCAAGCGAAGGTTTATGTCCGATCTACATGGTCACGCCCAACACGGACGACGAAAGGCTGGGTCAAATCGGAAGGGTAGCCAAAGGTTTCTTGTACTGCGTATCCCTCCTTGGCATAACGGGAGATGCGAGAGGGCCCATCGATGAAATAAAGTCGTACATGGAAAGCGTCAGGACGCACACATCCGTCCCGCTTGCCCTTGGCTTTGGGATAGATAGCCCAGAAAAAGTAAAGGCCGTAAAACCTTACGTAGACGGCATAGTCGTCGGAAGCGCGATCGTAAAGATAATTGCCGAAAAATCAGCCCTTGGGGAAAGGGCAATTAAAGACGAGGTATCCACCTTCGTGTCAAGTTTTTTAAGGGCCCTAAGGGAACAGTAA
- the pxpB gene encoding 5-oxoprolinase subunit PxpB, whose amino-acid sequence MAEYLEPKVLYAGDSAVTIEFGDSIDIKVNARVQQLRQFIDRGQFNGVVELVPTYRSLTVYFDPVRVGDVAPFFERLKKLAADTKGEVPKGGLIIVIPVCYGGEFGPDMQNVIDHTGLSEEEIIKRHTAVDYYCYMLGFTPGFSYLGGMDESLATPRLKEPRKVIPAGSVGIAGKQTGIYPIDSPGGWQLIGRTPLKLFDPEGQPPLFDRRGNVGALSEYRPQGIR is encoded by the coding sequence TTGGCTGAATATCTAGAACCTAAGGTCTTGTATGCTGGCGATAGCGCTGTGACCATAGAGTTTGGTGACAGTATAGATATAAAGGTCAACGCAAGAGTACAACAGCTTCGTCAGTTCATAGACCGCGGACAGTTTAACGGTGTTGTGGAACTGGTCCCCACCTATCGCTCCTTAACGGTTTATTTTGACCCCGTTAGGGTAGGAGATGTAGCTCCTTTCTTTGAAAGGCTTAAAAAATTAGCGGCAGACACCAAAGGAGAGGTCCCCAAGGGTGGGCTGATCATAGTAATCCCCGTATGCTATGGCGGCGAATTTGGCCCCGATATGCAAAACGTGATCGACCACACGGGGCTTTCTGAAGAGGAAATAATAAAGCGTCATACCGCGGTGGATTACTATTGCTACATGTTGGGTTTTACGCCCGGTTTTTCCTACTTGGGCGGGATGGATGAGAGCCTTGCCACGCCAAGGTTGAAGGAGCCTCGAAAGGTAATACCCGCTGGAAGCGTTGGCATAGCGGGAAAACAAACCGGCATATATCCCATAGATAGCCCGGGCGGTTGGCAGCTGATAGGCCGAACGCCCTTGAAGCTCTTTGATCCGGAAGGTCAGCCCCCCCTTTTTGATCGACGCGGGAATGTGGGTGCGCTTTCGGAGTATAGACCGCAAGGAATACGATGA
- the trpB gene encoding tryptophan synthase subunit beta produces the protein MKVKGYFGKFGGRFVPETLMPALEELEKAYLEAKDDPSFISQYNYLLKEYSGRPTPLYYADRLSTCLGGIKLYLKREDLNHTGAHKINNVIGQILLAMRMGKKRIIAETGAGQHGLATATAAAKFGLECHIYMGVEDIHRQALNVYKMRTLGAEVIPVASGSMTLKDATNEAIRDWVTNVSTTHYVIGSVVGPHPYPMMVRDFQRIIGDETKEQILEKEGRLPDMLVACVGGGSNSMGMFYPFVDDKEVKMVGVEAAGYGIETGKHAAALTGGSIGVLHGSKSYILQDEYGQIVPAVSISAGLDYPGVGPEHSFYHETGRVYYTYASDDEAIEAFKLLCETEGIIPALESAHALAYLMREHRNIKPGSLVVLCLSGRGDKDMEALKGKLFKEEE, from the coding sequence TTGAAAGTTAAGGGATATTTTGGCAAATTCGGCGGGAGATTCGTGCCCGAAACTTTAATGCCGGCACTGGAAGAACTGGAAAAGGCTTACCTGGAGGCGAAAGACGACCCGTCCTTTATATCACAGTATAACTATTTATTGAAGGAATACTCAGGAAGACCGACGCCGCTTTACTATGCCGATCGCCTTTCCACCTGCCTTGGGGGCATAAAGCTTTACCTGAAGCGTGAGGACTTAAATCATACTGGCGCACATAAGATCAATAATGTGATCGGCCAGATACTCCTTGCCATGCGCATGGGCAAAAAGAGGATCATAGCCGAGACTGGGGCGGGCCAGCACGGTTTAGCCACCGCCACTGCTGCGGCCAAGTTTGGATTGGAATGCCACATCTACATGGGAGTCGAGGACATACACAGGCAGGCCTTAAACGTATATAAGATGAGGACGCTGGGGGCAGAGGTAATACCCGTCGCCTCAGGCAGCATGACGCTTAAGGATGCCACCAATGAGGCCATAAGGGACTGGGTGACCAACGTATCGACCACCCATTACGTGATAGGCTCGGTCGTTGGCCCCCATCCGTACCCAATGATGGTGCGCGATTTCCAGCGCATCATAGGCGATGAGACGAAGGAACAAATCCTTGAGAAGGAAGGCCGTCTTCCCGACATGTTGGTGGCCTGCGTGGGCGGAGGGAGCAACTCCATGGGCATGTTTTATCCCTTCGTTGACGACAAAGAGGTGAAGATGGTGGGCGTAGAGGCAGCAGGATACGGCATAGAGACGGGCAAGCACGCCGCAGCACTTACGGGAGGAAGCATAGGCGTGTTGCATGGATCCAAATCCTACATCCTCCAGGACGAATACGGCCAGATAGTGCCTGCCGTATCCATATCGGCGGGGCTTGACTACCCAGGCGTTGGGCCTGAGCACAGCTTCTATCACGAGACTGGTAGAGTGTATTACACCTACGCCTCAGACGACGAAGCCATAGAGGCCTTCAAGCTCCTATGCGAGACTGAAGGCATAATCCCGGCACTTGAAAGCGCTCATGCCCTTGCTTACCTGATGCGCGAGCATAGGAACATCAAGCCAGGTTCGTTGGTCGTCTTGTGTCTTTCGGGAAGGGGAGACAAGGATATGGAGGCATTGAAGGGAAAACTTTTTAAGGAGGAAGAGTAA